Below is a window of Microcebus murinus isolate Inina chromosome 3, M.murinus_Inina_mat1.0, whole genome shotgun sequence DNA.
AGCTCCTTGGCTTTGTGCTCAGGTATCATACAGCAGGCAGCCTTTCTTGCCTAAGAGTCTGGAAGGGTGGAAGAGTCACCTTGGGACCCACTTTGGCATCAAAGTAGTGAATTCCAAGCAGCTGCCCCAACTCATGTGCAGACGTGGTCTTCACCATTCATGCTGGCATCTATCCAGACATCCCCAGCCAATCTGGTTAAAGGACAGGGACATGACAGTCCCTTTCTAGCCACAGCTCAACAGTAGTGTCCATTCTCCAGTCTTGCTGGAACTGTCTATCGCTTTAAGGGTGGGAGGAGATTGGAATCCGTCTCCTTTTCAGCTCAGCACTGGATGCCGATTCCAAAGAAGCTAGTAATTTAATGAGGACAGAGCGGCCATCTGGATCTGCATTGAAGATCTTTCAACTTTTGCCCACTTTATGCCCCATATCTCAGGGCAGAAAATTCTGCAAGACCCAGAACAAAAAGGGTAGCCAGAGTGATGGCTGGGCAAGAAAGAGCCAATAGCACACTGTAAGATCAGAGTACATTCAAGAAGGGGAGGGGGCATGCAGTAAGCTGTAGCCCCAATTCACAGTCTAGGGGACATGCGGAGCCTGAAGGATACAGCCAGGCCTGCTACTGTGGTCTGGCACCTCACATGATGGGGCCCCACTGGTtgtggttccttttttttttttttttttttttttttttttccacttctatGGTTCTGGATGGTTGTGGTTCCTATGCAATGAGTTCCTGCCCTGTTGTGGCCCCTGTTCCTGAACTGAGGCCAGGTTTCATCTCAGTGCCGCAGTCCTGAGGAGCACCACGCTGGCCGGCCAGCCAGGCCACAGTCCTCAGCGCCTCTGGGTTCCACAGGAAGGCCCCAGTGAGCCACCGTCATTGGGAGGGAAGAGCAAGGGAAGAGAGGCTGCATTGTGCGGGAGAGACTCGGGGAGGAACTACCATAGGCTTGGAAGGAGCTTTGGCCCAAAATATTGCGGTGCCAAAAGGAATAGAAtgtgtttctgaaaaacaacaacagatttgtccttattttaaaaagagaaattgttgCTGCtgcttggttttttctttttaagacaacTCACATTTAAAAGGTGAAGGGGCTGGGGAGATCTAGTCCCCCTCTGATCCTTGACAGGCACCAGGAGGCCTCAGTCTCACACCAGCTTCTGCTCTAGTGGCCTGGGATCCAGCCACACGAAGCAAGGGCAGGGCGGGGAGAGCAACTGCTCTGCTTTTCCCACACCGGTTTCTCCCCACAAACCAGAACACATGTGAAGAGAAGTCCAAAGACTAAAGTGCAGAGAACTCCACGGAGTGGGCAGCCTGGTTTTAGAGCACTCCGAGAAGGCATGAGGGCCAGGAGTTGGGGAGCGGCCAGCCCAGAGCTACAGCTGTGGAACAATCGTTGATCCCTGTGAAGTGAGCCTGCAGGGCATAGTCTCCTTCCCCTTGGACCCCATTGACACTTCTATCTGGGACTGTCTGCTATCAGCAGCCCTCTAAGGAAAAGTCCCAATCCCAAAGATATGGTCCGTGAGGGGAGAAAACTTGTATGACATCCCTGGTTGGTAATGACTAGTGAACGGGAAGGGAACAGAAGGTGGCAGGAGGGGAAACAGTGCATTATATAAAATCAATGAACCTCAGGTTTCGAGAGCAGGGATACATGGACAACCCTAAAGGCAGAGTCTCTCCTGGGAAGTTTTGGTGATGATGGTCAGGATCCTACCAGTGAGGTCTGCTGGGGAAAGGGGCTCCTCTGGGTGTGAGAGGAGCAGCAGAGTCGGGGAGGGCTGCCGAGGAAGAAAGCCCATGGTGGGCACTAGGGCGTGTAAGCCGGGGGCGGCTGGAATTGGTTGATGACCTCATACTCTGCTGGGTAGGGCTCATTCTCCTCCATCTCGGAGAGTAGCTCCAGCgcctgctcctcttcctctgtcGGGTAGTGGCGCAGAAGGTTGGCTGCTGTGGCCAGGATTGAGGCCCCACCGGCTCCTGCCACCAGATAGAAGCTAACAGCAAAGGTGACATAGACCTGGGAGCCATGGTACTTCTTATGTTGCTGTTGCTGGGCCAGGATGAGTTCAGAAGCCCAGTAAGAGAAGCCGATGACGGTAGCACACTGTAGGACTAGGGGACAGAGGACAGCACAGAAGGTGGATTAGCAGGTACCCTGCAGTGAGGATGCTTTAGAAACCAATTACAGCCTGTCTACCCCAAACCCCAGACCCTGCAAGGAGGAGCTCCCTTGGCCAGGGATTCTTGGCCTGGGATCCCATCTAGATCATAGTCTCTCTGTCTTAAGTACTTGCAATTGGGATACTAAAACCACTGGATGTTTTGGGTACTTAAAAGGAATagataaggccgggcgtggtggctcacacctgtaatcctagcactctgggaggccgaggcaggcgggttgctcgaggtcaagagttcgaaaccagcctgagcaagagcgagaccccgtctctactataaatagaaagaaattaattggccaactaacatatatatagaaaaacttagccgggcatggtggtgcatgcctgtagtcccagctacttgggaggctgaggcagtaggattgcctgagcccaggagtttgaggttgctgtgagctaggctgacgccacggcactcactctagcctgcgcaacaaaatgaaactgtctcaaaaaaaaaaaaaaagaaatagataaggTCATGCAGTTTGGGAGCTGGAGTTTGCACCACCACAAATCAAACTGACACACCAGCCTGGTCATGAGGGAGGCATGCAGCCACATACAAGCAGGGAAGGCTGGtctgcagggaggcaggaaggtggCGTGGAGAGAATCCCACCATGAACTACAGGAGACACGGGGAGACAGCCTGGTTTCTTCCTTGCTCATTCCAGGCACTGAGCTTGGCTGGCCTTCAAATGCTACTTTTAGAGAGCCTTGAGATTTCTTGTGGAATTCTAAGAACATTCCTTCTCTACAGCTGAGCTGAGTGCACTTGTGATCTTGCCAAGGGTACATGCAAGTGACTAAAGCAAGGTGCTAACACACCCTAATGCTCTGTGAAAGGCTAGAGCTTTTTACATGAGCACCTGGAACATTGTCTGCTCATAGAAATCCGAGTCCCCACCTGCAACtccagacggtgtgcaccgccCAGTGGCAGTTCCTCCCCCACTACGAGCAGGCCCTGGGCTTACCAGTTAGGATATGCGCAAAGGCGTAGCGACGGGTGATCTTCAGGGCTGGATGCTTGGGCCCAAAGACATCCAGAAGGAACGCAGAGAGACTACACAGGATGCCAAGGAAGCAGAAGGCAGCGATGACCCGCAGGAGCAGCACTGTCTGGGGATTCATGCAGAAATCTGTGGAGGGAGAACCAAACTTTCAGGGTCCCAAGTAACACCCTGGTGCATGAAGTCCCCACCCAGGAAGGAGCTCAATCCCCCtccaccacagtccggggagccAGGTGAGTACCAGAGGATCCCGTCTTAGCTCCTGCTCCTAGCTGGTCTGCAAAGGAGCTGGAACAACCTCCACATTAGGAGACAAGAACCCTGGATCACTGCTCCCCTGTACCTCAAGTCCTTCTCTTTCAAACAAGACTAGTCTAAGTGCAGGATTCCACTTTGTTGTACTTGCCATgctcttccatttttaaagattctGACAATCTGTCATGTTAACCCATTCTGCTAACAGATGCTTTGGGCTGGCAGGAAAAGCCTGACTTCTAAGCTGAGACAGCCAGAAAGGCTAAGGCCAGAGATCAATTAATGCTGATTCCCCAtttactcactcattcattctctttTGTTCCAAAAAGTAGTTCAATTTGAAGACATtaagctaagtaaaataagccaaacatacaaagacaaatattgtatgattacTCTCATATAAgatacctagaatagtcaaatccatagagacagaaagtaaagtggtggttgccaagggctgggaaaacaatttttccagggatggGGGCACAGAGCTTAGGTGGGGAtatgcagcctggttcctaacaggttGTGGCCTGGAGTTTGGGACCGCAGATTTAATGTGTACAGAGATTCAGTCTGGGAtgatgagaaagttctagaaatggaCAGCGGTGGTgcttgtacaacaatgtgaacaaACTTAATGTCATTGaacagtacatttaaaaatggttaaaatgctcatttttattttatcacaataattaaataaaataaagaggaaaaaagaagttgAGGCAATTCAGAGAAGTACATAACTACaagaatgtattaaataaattaggaaaGATAGAGCACTGTGCCgtcacatttatttttgctccCTCCCTGAACCctaccagaaagaaagaaaataattttttttttttttgagacagagtctcgcttgttgcccaggctagagtgagtgccgtggcatcagcctagctcacagcaacctcaaactcctgggctcaagcaatcctgctgcctcagcctaccgagtagctgggactacaggcatgcgccaccatgcccggctaattttatatatatattagttggccaattaatttctttctatttatagtagagacggcgtcttgctcttgctcaggctggtttcgaactcttgacctcgagcaatccgcccgcctcagcctcccagagtgctaggattacaggtgtgagccaccgcacccggctagaaaataatttttttaaaaggcataaaccCACACAAGAGAAAGGGAGGTGCGAAACAGAATTCTGAAAACTGGGAGGTAAAGGGACTTAGTGCTACCTAGGACGACTGAGCAGACTCAACAGAGCTGAGGGTAAACCAGCAGTGGGAAAAGCTAAGCAGCAACTAGATGTACACCACAAAATCCCCAAAAGGTTAAGAAATTAACAGCACCAAAGGGTGCACATGCTACCAAAATAAGAGAGTaaatcaaagaaaaggaagatgctAAAACAGGAGACAACATTCAAGGAGTCCCTAGGGTCACGGTAAAGGGAGATTCCTGGATGACAACCATGCACCAGACACACAGAGAAACTTGTATTTCCTTCCAGTActttaatatagtattttaaaacaatttcaattaGACAACACTGTCAATCTCCTTTGATAGTATGCAAACTGCCATAGCTTCCAGAAGTATACAATAAAGGCTGATCCAAAAAGAAACCAGGCTATGATTAAGTATTCCAAGTCTTAATAAAAGTAGGAAATgggccttcctcttcctccccttttcTTGCCATTGGCAAGTTCTTCTTTCATTTAGGCCATGAGTTACAAAGTGATTTAGGAAAATCTGGAAAGGGCTCAGGCTATAGACTCCTTTCCTAAAGTTGATCCCAGGCTGTGTAAGGTGGTGATCAACCTCTAGCACACATCCAAACCACTAGGATGCTAAATGAAAGCATGTTCTTAGGCCCCCAGAGAGTCTGAGTGCtaatcctaaccactagaccactAGGGagaatactttaatttttttattaggttgttaactatgaaatgtccgatttccttaagtactaagtttgatatatctgacattttactttgacacttctcgttttatttttattgtgaaggtacatcctcagtcttgcaaatgcacattttggcttgtgattatctttcaaatttttggggggaggaaatttttgtgaaaccatagataagtcaaaaattcgtgttattttctaatgagttccatcatggaaccaatgcaatgcagacagctcaaaacatcaacaaagtgtttgggaaagatgtagCTAATGAACACAAAATACATTGATgctttgagaagttctgttccggtgattttaatcttgaaatgagtcacatgggcgacctgagaccaaggtggataatgatgagctgaaagctgtagtggaagcaaatccatttcaacctacacatgaataaGCAGCacggtttgatgttactattcc
It encodes the following:
- the TMEM127 gene encoding transmembrane protein 127; the protein is MYAPGGAGLPGGRRRRSPGGSTLPKQPERSLASALPGALSITALCTALAEPAWLHIHGGTCSRQELGVSDVLGYVHPDLLKDFCMNPQTVLLLRVIAAFCFLGILCSLSAFLLDVFGPKHPALKITRRYAFAHILTVLQCATVIGFSYWASELILAQQQQHKKYHGSQVYVTFAVSFYLVAGAGGASILATAANLLRHYPTEEEEQALELLSEMEENEPYPAEYEVINQFQPPPAYTP